CTGGTGAGCCCGTCGACGCCGACCAGCGGCGCCCGCTCGACGAGGAACCGCTCGGCGTCACCGAGTTCGATTCGGTCGGCGCGCACGGCGACGCCGTCGAGGAACCGACGGATCGTGTCGGCAGCATCGACGCACAGCGTGCCGTTCTCCAGACCGAAGGCCAGATGCGGATGCCGTGCCGGCAGCGTCTCGCCGGTGAACGATGCACGCGACGCGGTCGCCTCCCCAACTGCCACGAGCTTGGCCGCGTCGCTGAATCTGCCGCCCGTGACCGACGCGATCAGACGTGCAGGCGAGGCGTAGCCGTGGCGGCGCGCAACATCGTCATCGCCACCCATGCTGGCTCGCCTCGAGAGTTCAGCGGCGCACTTGGCCTGCAGCGCCTGCACACGACGCGACAGCTCGGCCAGCGACTCGGTCACCCGCACCAGCCCGTCGCCGCTCATGGAGCGAACGTCATGCTGCGCATCGATCGATTCGCCCGGCAACGCGTTCGCCCAATCGCCGTCGATCTCGGCGCACGCCGACCGCAACTCGGTGAGTGCGGCGGTCGCATCGGGCATGCCTCATTTTACCGCGGGAGAGACCCGAAATGGAAGGTATGTTCGAGAGAATCTTCTGAGAGTTCCGTGTAAATCGTAGAAACATACGAATCATTCGAGGCGTGTCCGCTACCCTCTCCCCATGGAACTCCATGCCGCCGCAGTAACGGTCGAGTCGGTATCGCGCACCTATGCCGCGAAGTTCGATCTGAACCGCACCGACGAATGGTTCATGCTCAAGCTGCAGGAGGAGGTCGGCGAACTCACTCAGGCATTCGTGGATCTGAAGGGCATGGGGCGCGACCGCGGCTTGAGCGAGGAGGAGAAGCGCGAGGCATTCGCGAACGAATGCGCCGACGTCCTCGCCCACCTGCTCCTCCTGGCTCGCAGCCAGGGCGTCGACCTCACCGCCGCGATCGAGGCGAAGTGGCTTCGCTGGACCGAGGCACCTACCCAGCCGTCATGATGCCGCCCGCGACCGCCGCTCCGGACGTCAGCCGAGTCGCACCAACCGCTCGAGCCACCCCGCAGCCGTCACCCCGTCGAACGGCGCCTCGCGCCGCTGCACCGCCGCCAGCACGGCATCTGCATCGGCACGCGCGCGCGCCACGACCTCGGGCGGGTAGCCGAACTCCACCGAGTGCTCGGCGAACTCGTCCTCGTCGTCGATGAACGCCGGTGCGCCCGTGCGCTCGACCACATCGAGGTCGAGATCGACGTAGGAGACCGTCGAGATCGCGGAGCCCGAGGCATCCGCTCGCCACTCGGGAACCGTCGCGACGTCGACGTAGATGCCGAGCCCCCGCGGATGCCCCGTGTTGAACGCGGCCGCCCAGCCCGCGCGCGGGAAGAGCGACACCGAGTCCCACGTCGCGGTGAACGCGTACCCCGGTCGAGCGAACCGGGTTCCCGCGGGGAACCCGACCCAGTCGCCGTGCGCGTCGGAGCCGAGCCAGCGCCCGTCGAACTCCCAGTGCGGCTGCTCGGGCCACTTCATCGCGCGCACGCGAACGAGTTCTCCGGGAGTGCGGGGGCGGTCGTCGGCGACATTCACGGGATCACCGTATCCGAGGCCCTCCGCCGGCGGCTCCTCAGGCGAGCTCGCTGACGGCACGGCTCGCCTCGTCGACGGCAGCGTGCGTGTACCCGAAGGCCGCGGCATCCGAGTTCGCGATCGTGATGCTGCCGTGCGAGCGCCGAGCGACGTTGAACGGCTGCTGCTCGATCGACTCGAAGATCGCAGGGTCGGCGATCGAGTTGTACTCGTACGCGTAGCCATGCGACCAGCGGTTGACGGTGATGGCCTTGATGTCCCGCTTCGCCTCGAATCCGGAGTCGCCGAGCGATCGCTGCATGAGGTCCCGGATGTCCCGTTCGAAATCGGCGAATGACACCCCGAGCAACTCCCGACGGCCCGCCTTGTGCTGCTCGCGAGTGATGCGCTCACCGGGCAGGTTCGGCGTCTTCGACAGGCTGACCACGATGGGATCTTCCGGCGACCTCGCCGAGCGGTATCCGCCGAGTTCGGTCGGTGTGGCGAGCCCGACGCTGTCCCAGAAGTGGTTGTACGGCGTCACGCGCGAGACCCCGGCGTTCGCGAACGACGTCCAGTTGCCGATCGCGACGCGGGCGTAGACCAGCGGCACCTTCACGCCATAGCGCATCGCCTCGACCTGTTCCGGCGGGAGCCCGTCGACGATGTACGACGAGACCGCGTTCCAGCACGCCATGACCACGTGCTTCGACTCGACCTGGTAGGCGCGGCCGTCGGTGACATAGGTGACGTCGACCGGGCCGGAGGTCCCCTCGCGGTGGCGCACGCTCGTGCCCATGCTGTTGAGCCGCACGCGGACCGGCGACTTCGGGTGATCGAGCAGGGCGTAGCTGGCCGACGCGCCGATGACGCTCTCCATCGTCTGTGGTCCGCCGAACGCCTGCGGGATCAGGCGCGAGACGAGGAGCCGCGACACGGTCGCTCCGCCGTCGGGGAAGTAGTAGAGCTCCTCATCACTCGTCGTGAGGGACATGGCCGGCGTGCGGCCGATGCCGTTGTACGGTTCGGGGCTGAGGCCGAGGCCGCCGAACCCGGGAAAGCCGACGCCCCAGCAGTCGCCGGCGGGCACGGCCTCGATGCCGGTGCCCCACAGTCCGTGCGGGCGCTTCTGGTAGTAGACGAGGGCCTCGTCGCCGACGCCGAGCAGGTTCTGCAGGTACTCGCGGTACGTCATCCGCGCCAGCGCCTGCTTCTTCTCGGCGTCGCTCATCCCGGGGAGCACATCCGCCGAGGCCGTCTCGACCCTCATGATGTCGTCACGCGCCTGCTGCGAGAGCGGCAGTCGCCCGACGAGTGAAGAAGTCGACTCGCCCGGGGCACGGCGGAGGAACGTGTCGGCGCCGAACGACTCCTCGGGGAAGAAGTACCCGTTCGTGAGCCCTTGGCTCCCGTAGAAGCCGGTGTCGACGCCCTCAGCCAGCTCGGCGAAGTCGATGCCGAGGTCGTCCATCAGTTCGAGGGACGGAGCGTTCCAGGTGTCGGGGCTGTCGAGGTTGACCATGCCGCCGTTGCTGAGCAAAGTCTGCCCCCGCACGGAGAACTCGTTGCGGTGCTGGTGCCCGCCGAAGTCGGCGAGCGCCTCGATGACGAGGATCCGGGCGTCGTCGCCGAACCGCTTCCGATAGAAGTGGGCGGCGGCCAGGCCGCTCACCCCGCCACCGACGACCACGAGGTCGTAGGCCTCGCGCAACACCTTCGGCGCGCCGAAGTCGGCGCCTCCGAACGTGCCGCCGTGTCCCGCGGCGCGGGCGGCGTCCGTCTGTCCGACGAGGCCGGTCTGCCGCGGCCGGCTCGCGGCCATGCCGCCGCCACCGGCCTGCGCATGGGCCGCCCCTCCGGGCACGGCCGTGAGCGCTGCCGCACCGGCCGCCACGGCCATGCCGTTCAGCAGATCGCGTCGGCTGATTCCGGCCGACATCCCGAGTTCATCGTCTCCGTGCTTCGCCATGTCGACTCCAGTCGCTCAATGCCTCGTCCGTCCCCGCAGGCTAGTGACCGCTTCGAAGCGGGGTCAACGAATTCGTTGAACAATCTGCGATATCAGTCCGTTTCATCCGTGAACAGGCTCCGTGCCGACGGATTCCGAAGCACTTCGTGAATGGGCGTTCCGAAAACGGGCCTGAGCCGCCGGAGCCCGAACGCGCCTACGCTGGAACCCGTGGACTGCTCCTACTTCGACGCCGGGCGCTGCCGGTCGTGCTCGCTCATGGGGCAGCCCTACGAGACGCAACTCGCCGACAAGCAGCGGCATGCCGAAGATCTCCTGCAGGCGCACGCCGGCCTCGACTGGCTGGCGCCGATCGGCAGCCGCGAAGACGGCTACCGCAACAAGGCGAAGATGGTGATCGGCGGCACGACGGCGGCCCCGACGATCGGCATCCTCGACGCCGACGGGCACGGCATCGACCTCGAGGCGTGCGGCATCTGCTCCCCCGGCCACCGGGCGGCGTTCCCCGTCATCGCGGCGTTCATCACGCGCGCCGGCCTCACGCCCTACGACGTGCCGAGCCGCACCGGCGAGCTCAAGCACCTGATCCTCACCGAATCGCCCGACGGCGAGCTCATGATCCGCTTCGTCGTGCGCTCGACCGAGCCGGTGGGCCGCATCCGCAAGCACCTGCCGTGGCTCCTCGCCGAACTGCCGAACGCCCGCGTCGTCACCGCGAACGTGCTGCCCGAGCACAAGGCCGTGCTCGAAGGCGAGCACGAGATCGTCCTCACCGAGGCCGAGACCCTGCCGATGCGACTCGGCGACGTCACGATGCACCTGCGGCCGCAGAGCTTCTTCCAGACCAACACCGAGATCGCCGAGGCACTCTACGTCGAAGCGCGCGACTGGGTGCGCGCGCTCGCGCCCGACTCGGCGTGGGACCTCTACTCGGGCGTCGGCGGCTTCGCCCTGCACATCGCGGATGCCGCGGCATCCGTCACCGGAATCGAGACGAGCGTCGAGGCCGTCGCGAGCGCCGAGCTCAGCCGAACGGATGCCGCGCTCTCACGTGTGCGGTTCGAGTCCGGCGACGCCACGGCCTTTGCCCTCGGCGCCGAGACTGCCCCCGACCTCGTGATCGTGAACCCGCCCCGGCGGGGCATCGGCCGCGAGCTCAGCGGATGGCTCGAGGCATCCGACGTGCTTCACGTGCTCTACTCGAGCTGCAACGCGGCCTCGCTCGCACGCGACCTCGAGGCGATGCCGTCACTGCGGCCGGTGCGCGGCCGGGTGTTCGACATGTTCCCGCAGACGACGCACTTCGAGGTCATGGTGCTGCTCGAACGGGTCTGACCTCGAGACCCGAGTCGGCGGCCGAACGCCCGGCTGCTCGCGCCCGGCCGCCTCGGCGTCAGCGCTTGCGCGGCTTGACGATGCCGTCGTCGGCCTTCTCGCGCTTCAGTGCTCGTTTCTCTTTCAACGAGAGCTGGGCTTGCTTCTTGGCGGTGTTTCCGCGGGCGTTCTTCTCGGACATGCTGGGCTCGCTTCCCTTCATCAGCTGGCGGGCTTCCGATGACCATAGCCCACCCCCCAGGGGAAGTCACTTCGGCAGCCACCGCCCCGCAACCGCGTTTCGAAACCGGCCCGGTTCAGGCATTTCCTTGAGCGTGGGCTATACTGGCAGGTCACGCCAAAGGAGGCGACATGAAGAGGATCCCTACGTTCCTCGCGACGATGGTCGTCGCGACCTGGCTGTTCATGATCGGCTTCGCAGCCGGTTTCGAGAGTGAACTCGCCGCCCACCCGACGCTCACCCGCGAACACCCCGACGCACTGGTCGCCGGACTCACCATGGGCATCAGCGCCGTCGGCGCCATGCTGGTGATCGTCGCCAGTGTGCGAGTCGCGAAGTCACTGGTCAGGGCACGATCTCGCGAGGTCCCAACGGCGCTGTAGCGCCGGAGCGGCGCTGCGCCGCACATCGCGGCGCGGCGTGCGCCCTCGGGGCGCAGGCACGATGCCTGCACCCCGAGGTGTGCTCAGCCGAGCGCCGGGAGGGCCGCTCAGGCGCCCGCGGCCAGTTCGCGCGCGCGGGCGAGCGCGGCGTCGGTGGCGCGATCGAAGGTCTGCTTGAAGCCGGCCTCCTCGAGCACGGCGACCGCGCGCTCGGTGGTGCCCTTGGGGCTCGTGACGCGGCGGCGCAGCTCGGCGGGCCCGTCGTCGGAGGCGGCGAGCAGCTCGCTCGCCCCGCGGAACGTGCCCTCGACCATGACGGCCGCCTGCTCGGGGGTGAAGCCCTTGTCGACCGCCGCGGCCGTGAGCTGCTCGATCAGGTAGAAGACGTAGGCCGGGCCAGAGCCCGAGATCGTCGAGAGCGCGTCGATCTGCCCCTCGGGCACGACGAGCACCTCGCCGACGGTCTCGAAGAGCGCCACGGCGAGCGCGAGGTCGTCGTCGCTCGACCGGGTACCGGCCGAGACACCCGTGACGGCGCGGCCGACCACGGCCGGGGTGTTCGGCATCGAACGGATCACCGCGACCGACTCGGGCAGCAGCGACTCGAAGGTCGCGACCGTGACCCCGGCCGCGACGCTCACGACGATCGCCCCGGGCTCGAGCGCGTCGGCGATCTCCTCGAGGAGCGCGGGCACCATCGCGGGCTTCACGGCGACGACCACGAGCTTCGCGCCGGCGACGGCCGTGCGGTTGGCCGCGGCATCCGTCTCAGTGGCGTACGCGACGACCCCCGGAAGCGCCGCGAGCTCGGCCGCCTTCTCGGCGCTGCGGTTCGTGGCGCGGATGCCGCCGTCGACCTCGATGCCCGGCTGCAACAGGCCTGTGAGGATGGCGCGGGCCATCGAACCCGCCCCCAGAAACGCGATCGCGGGCAGTCTGACGGGGGCCTCGGCACTCATGCGACCCATCCTAGATTCGGGACCTGATGCTGTGGGGGTGCGTGAATGTCGCACGTCACGCACCCCGTTTAGGATTGCTGCATGAGCGCATCGGGCGGCACCAAGGCAATCATCGCGGCGTTCCTCGCCAATACGGGCATCGCCCTGACGAAGTTCATCGCGTGGTTCTTCTCGGGCTCCGCCTCGATGCTCGCCGAGGGCGTGCACTCGGTCGCCGATGCCGGCAACCAGCTGCTGCTGATCCTCGGCGGCCGCAAGGCGAAGAAGGCGGCCGACAAGGAGCACCCCTTCGGCTACGGCCGCGAGCGCTACGTGTACGCCTTCGTCGTCTCGATCATCCTGTTCTCGGTCGGTGGCATCTTCTCGATCTACGAGGGCGTCGACAAGCTGACGCACCCGCACGAGCTCGAGAACGCCTGGCTGCCGCTGCTCGTGCTCTCGATCGCGATCGTGCTCGAGTCGTTCTCGCTGCGCACCGCGGTCAAGGAGTCGAACCACATCCGCGGTCGCCAGAGCTGGGTGCAGTTCGTGCGCCGGGCGAAGGCGCCCGAGCTGCCCGTCGTGCTGCTCGAAGACGTCGCGGCCCTCATCGGCCTCGTCTTCGCGTTCATCGCCGTCGGTCTCACGGTGCTCACCGGCAACCCGGTCTTCGACGCCATCGGCACGCTCATGATCGGCACCCTCCTCGTGCTCGTGGCGATCGTGCTCGGCATCGAGACGAAGTCGCTCCTCGTCGGCGAGGGCGCCAACGACGACGACCTGGCCCGCATCGAGCAGGCGATCCTCGCCGGCCCCGAGGCCGAGCGCATCATCCACATGAAGACCCTCTACCTCGGCCCCGACGAGCTGCTCATCGCCGCGAAGCTCGGGTTCGCAGCCGACCAGCGCCTGCTCGAGGTGGCGGTGGCGACCAACGTGATCGAGCAGCGCATCCGCGACGCGGTGCCGTCGGCGCGCGCCATCTACATCGAACCCGACGTCTACGTCGAGCCGAACCAGCCTGCACCGCCCACCGACGCCATCGTCATCAAGGGCCTCGAGTGACGGCTGCCCGTGGCACCGCCCTGGTGCTGCGCCACGACTCCGCGATCGGCCTCGGCAACCTCGGCCCCACGCTCGAGGCGCACGGCTACGAGATCGTCACGGTCGACGCCCCGTCGACGGATGTCTCTGCACTCGACGCCCTCGCGCCCGACCTCGTCGTGGTGCTCGGCGGCGACGAGGGCGCATACGAGATCGACCGGTATCCGTACCTCGCCGACGAGATCGCGCTGCTCCGCACCCGCATCGACGCCGAGGCGCCGATCTTCGGCGTGTGCCTCGGCGCGCAGCTGCTCGCCAGCTCGCTCGGAGCCGAGGTCTTCAAGGGCCCGAAGAAGGAGGTCGGCTGGCTGACCGTCGAGCCGACCGAGGCCGGGGCGAACTCGCCCGTGCGGCACTTCGCCGGGGTGCCGACGGTGCAGTGGCACGGCGACACCTTCGAGCTGCCGGCGGGCGTCGAACGACTCGCCTCGTCGGGCGCCTACGAGAACCAGGCCTTCGCGAAGGGCGAGTGGCTGCTCGCGGTGCAGTTCCACCCCGAGGTCACCGACGAGATCCACGAGGAGTGGCTGCGGGAGTGGGGCGACGAGCTGCCCGACTACGGCCTCAGCCGCGAACAGCTGCGCGAGGAGCGTGCGTCGTTCGGGCCACTCGCGCAGGAGGCATCCGCTCGGCTGCTCGGCGACTACCTCGAGGGGCTCGCAGCGCGCGTCGCGCGAGCCTCGTAGCCTCGCGCCCGGCCGGTCGAGTAGCGACGCAGGAGCGTATCGAGACCCGGTGACGCGGTCATCTGACCGGACACCGGGGTCTCGATACGGCGCTGGCGCGCTACTCGACCGACGATTCGGACTAGAAGTGCGTGCCGCCGTCGATGCGCACCTCGGTGCCGGTGATGAACGCACCGTCTTCGCTCGCGAGCATCGCGACGACGCCGGCGACGGTCTCGGGGCTGGCCATGCCCTGCGCGATCGCCGGGGTGAGCTTCATGAAGAGGCTGAAGTCGGCGTCGGCGGGCAGGCCGGGGCCCTGGCTCTGCTTGCTCTCGCCGCTGCCGTCGGTCATGCCCGACGAGATCGAGCCCGGCTGCACCGAGTTGAAGCGGATGCCCTGCTTGCCGTATTCGGCGGCGAGCGCGTGGGTCATCGACTGCACGCCGCCCTTGCTGGCCGCGTAGGCCGACATGTACGGATGCGCGAAGGCGGCCGACGTCGAGCTGAAATTCACGACCGCGGCGCCGTTGCCCTCGAGGAGGGCGGGGATCGACTCGCGGATCATGAGGAAGGTGCCGACGAGGTTCACGTTGATGACCTGCTGGAACTGCTCGAGCGTGGTCTCGTGCGTGTGCGACGAGCGGAGGATGCCGGCGGCGTTGACGAGCACGTCGAGCCCGCCGAGCGCCTGCACGGCTGCCGCTACGCCCTCGCGCACGGATGCCTCGTCGGAGATGTTCACGACGACGGTCGTGAGGCGATCGGCGGCGTCGCCGGCCTTCGCCACGGTGTCGGCGAGGCCGGCCTCGCTGACATCGGCGGCGACGACGCTGCCGCCCTCGGCGAGCATTCGGAGCACGGTGGCCTGGCCGATGCCGGAGCCTCCGCCGGTGACGATGGCGCGGCGTCCTTCATAACGGTTCATGACTGTTGACCTTTCAGGGTTCGGGAAGATATAGGACACGCTACGCCACACTGACACGTTGTGCCAGTGTGGCGATGAGCGCCATGTTGACGCGGTCATCGCGTACGCTTCGAACGTGGACGAGAAACCCCCGACGCTGACCGAACGCCGCAAGGCCGCGACCCAGCTCGAGCTCGCCCGCGCCGCCGCCCGCCTCTTCACCGATCGCGGCCCCGACGCGACGACCGCCGAGGAGATCGCGGCCGCCGGCGGTGTGGCACTGCGCACCTTCTACCGCTACTTCCGCACGAAGGAGGATGCCGTCGCGCCGCTCCTCACCGTCGGCGCCGACCACTGGCGGGCGCTGCTCGCGGCATCCGACCGCTCGGTCGACCCGCTCACGGCGATCGAGCGCGCCATCACCGAGGCCCTCACGCCTCCCGGTGACGACCTCGAGGGAGTGCACTGGACTCGCGGCCTCCTGCGCGCCGGTGTCGACGACCCCGCCCTCATGAACGTCTGGTACCGGGTCAACCGCGAATCCGAGACGAAGCTGCGCGGCGTGATCCTCGAGCTCGGCGGGCCGTCCGTCGACGACTCGACTGCGCGACTCGTCGCCGCAGCGGCCACCGACGCGATCCGCATCGCGCTCGAGGCGTGGGCCGAGACGGATGACCCCGAGCTCGGGCCGGGCTCGCCGGCCGAACGGGCCGTGCAGAACTTCCGGCGCCTCTCGGCGGGTCTCACGAGCGCCTGAGCGGGTCCTCGAAGAAGTCGAGCAGCAGCCGGGCGGCGGCATCCGCCTCGACGCCGGCGAACACCTCGACCCGGTGATTGAGCCTGCGGTCGCGCAGCACGTCGTAGAGCGAACCGGCGGCTCCGGCCTTCTCGTCCCAGGCGCCGAACACGACGGTCGGGATGCGGGCCGCGAGGATCGCCCCGGCGCACATGACGCAGGGCTCCAGCGTGACGACGAGCGTGCAGTCGGTGAGCCGCCAGTCGCCCGTGGCCTCGGCGGCCGAGCGGAGCGCCAGGAGCTCGGCGTGCGCGGTCGGGTCCCCATGCAGCTCGCGCTCGTTGCGACGTGCGGCGACGACCTCGCCGGCGGCGTCGACGACGATCGCACCGACCGGCACATCGCGCGTCGCGGGCGCCTGAGCGGCCTCGGCGAGCGCGAGGCGCATCCACTCCCGGTGCTGCGGCAGCTCCACGATCACTCCCTCCGCGCGACGACCCTGCGAACTAGACTCGAGCCTATGCGAGTCCACGTTGCCGACCACCCGCTCATCACCCACAAGCTGACGGTGCTCCGCGACGTGAACACCCCGTCGCCGGTGTTCCGCTCGCTCGTCGAAGAGCTCATGACCCTGCTCGCCTACGAGGGCACGCGCGGCGTGCGGGTCGAGCCGGTCGACATCGTCACCCCGGTCGCCCCCACCACCGGCGTGCGCATCGCCGACCCGAAGCCGCTCATCGTGCCGATCCTCCGCGCGGGGCTCGGCATGCTCGAGGGCATGGTGAAGCTCGTGCCCACGGCCGAGGTCGGCTTCCTGGGCATGGCACGCAACGAAGAGACGCTCGAGCCCACCACCTACGCCGAGCGCCTGCCCGACGACCTCAGCGACCGCCAGTGCTTCGTGCTCGACCCGATGCTCGCCACGGGCGGCTCGCTCATCGCAGCGATCGAGTTCCTGCTGAAGCGCGGGGCGACGGATGTCACGGCGATCTGCATCCTCGCAGCCCCCGAGGGACTCGCGGCGGTCGAGCAGGCCATGCAGGGCCGCGGCGAAGTGACCGTCGTGCTCGGCGCCGTCGACGAGCGCCTCAACGAACTCGGCTACATCGTGCCCGGCCTCGGCGACGCGGGCGATCGCCTGTACGGCACGGTATAGCCCCGCCGCGAATCCCGTCCGCCGAAGGATCTTCGAGCCTCGACACGCCGAGGCGAGAATCCGACGCGGAAGATTTCTGAAACTGCGTGTTCATCGCAGAATCTTGCAAGCATCGCGATGGGCTGACTGATCCTGCCGGATGCCTCTCGGCAGCGCGCACCGCGTGCGACGAACACCCCCGGTCATAGATCGTCACGAATTGACACATGCTCGGTGATCGGTTTGACTGACGCTCATGACAGACACCGCACGCAACCTGACCGCCCACGGCGCTCTCAGGACGACCGGCATGATGATGCCGGCACGTGCAGCCATGTGTTGTCGAATGTGCCGCTGACCGCGACCCCACCGCCGAGTTCCGCAGCCGATCCGCACCCAGATCGACGCCGACTCCTCTGAACCCACCGCATCCGGGGGTTCGCCCGGCCGTCCGGCCATTCGCTCAGACCCCGACTCCAGGGGTCCGTCGCTGCACCCTTCACGCAAGGATTCTCCGTCATGTCTCTCGCACTCGCACCCGCTCCCATCCGCACCGTCCAGGCCCGCACCGCACCGTCGCTCGCCGCAGCGCCGACGCACGTGTCGGCCCCGCTCCGCTCCGTGCCCGCCGAAGTCGCGCAGGCCGCCTCCGTCACGTCGCCCGACACCGCGACGGCAGCCCGCAGCCCGCGGGTCCGCGCCGTACCCGAGGGCACCGAAGCGCGCGGCTTCGTGCTCTACGTCGGCATCGACGAAGCCAAGGCCCTCTCCGACGGCACCACCCTTCACCGCATCGTCGAGGCGCTGCGCACGCTCACGGCCGAGGTCTCCCCCTCCGCCGAGACGTACGCCGCGGTGGCACTCGCTCCCGAAGGGGCCGGCGGCCGCGATGTCGACGTCGTCCGCCTCGCCCTGCAGGACCCGTCAGCACTCGCCAAGCAGCGCGAGGGACAGGGCACCCGCGACGACGCCGACCGGCACCCCAACGGCGTGATCATCGACATCTCGCGCAAGCGCGTGCTGCTCGACGGCGAGGCCGCGGGCCTCACCTACAAGGAGTTCGAACTGCTGCAGTACCTCGTGCTGCGCGAGGGCCGCACGATCGACCGCCACGAGCTCATCGACAGCCTCTGGGATGCCGACGACGAGGCCCCGAGCGAGCGCACCATCGACGTGCACGTGCGTCGCCTGCGCTCGAAGCTCGCGCACTACCAGGACATCGTGCGCACCGTTCGCGGTGTCGGCTACCGCTTCGACCGTCACGCGGATGTCTCGATCCGCCAGGCGTCGACGCCCTCCCCCGACCTGTACTGAGGCCGTTCGCGGTTC
The DNA window shown above is from Agromyces cerinus and carries:
- a CDS encoding winged helix-turn-helix domain-containing protein; its protein translation is MSLALAPAPIRTVQARTAPSLAAAPTHVSAPLRSVPAEVAQAASVTSPDTATAARSPRVRAVPEGTEARGFVLYVGIDEAKALSDGTTLHRIVEALRTLTAEVSPSAETYAAVALAPEGAGGRDVDVVRLALQDPSALAKQREGQGTRDDADRHPNGVIIDISRKRVLLDGEAAGLTYKEFELLQYLVLREGRTIDRHELIDSLWDADDEAPSERTIDVHVRRLRSKLAHYQDIVRTVRGVGYRFDRHADVSIRQASTPSPDLY